Proteins from a genomic interval of Chryseobacterium indologenes:
- a CDS encoding sigma-70 family RNA polymerase sigma factor — MMKNEILKSWIEQYSGALLKRALYMLSNKEDAQDVVQEVFLAAFSAYDSFEGNSQPLTWLMGIMNRKIADFYRKKYKSEPNIRLDHFFDETGSWKNNDVLNDWNVSGKESELLDDQDFNKTLEECIEELPSRWKILLKMYYIEEKKAPEVSQELDVSTTNLWKILQRSRMQLRECLEFNWFSNR; from the coding sequence ATGATGAAAAATGAAATTCTTAAAAGTTGGATAGAACAGTATTCCGGGGCACTATTGAAAAGAGCGCTCTATATGCTTTCCAACAAAGAAGATGCCCAGGATGTAGTGCAGGAAGTTTTTCTGGCTGCATTTTCAGCATATGATTCTTTCGAAGGAAACAGCCAGCCGCTGACCTGGCTGATGGGTATTATGAACAGAAAAATTGCAGACTTTTACCGTAAAAAATATAAATCTGAGCCTAATATACGGCTTGATCATTTTTTTGATGAAACAGGTTCATGGAAAAATAACGATGTTTTAAACGATTGGAATGTTTCGGGAAAAGAATCTGAATTGCTGGATGATCAGGACTTCAATAAAACATTGGAGGAATGTATCGAAGAATTGCCGTCCAGGTGGAAGATTCTATTAAAAATGTATTACATCGAAGAGAAAAAAGCACCCGAAGTCAGTCAGGAATTAGATGTTTCTACGACTAACCTATGGAAGATCTTACAGAGGAGCCGCATGCAGCTGAGAGAATGTCTTGAATTTAACTGGTTCTCAAACAGATAA
- a CDS encoding alpha/beta hydrolase, with the protein MKIFKWIKKLLPIVLAILIFGLIIGFVFERISRSKADTIQPNGQLVEVEGHQMHYLKKGTAGPTFVFETAFDPAGHLQWYHIQQELPDTFTTFSYDRSGILWSERGQAPKTGEETAEELHTLLEKARAPKPYVLVGHSFGGTLVRFFVNKYPKDVAGIILVESQCPDDKKYLSPELYTLVNQGLPGGLLKFASTFGLARLMFKNMFPPQPQYKYQNSIMPALIHKSAYGVLEEQDQMSAVKKEATKIKSFGAIPLYVITAGDTTRFDAFIKDPKLKNEMLGAWDKMQKDLLKMSTDSKQVIATSSGHYINQDQPIIIENAIKDMYKKVTAP; encoded by the coding sequence ATGAAAATATTTAAATGGATAAAAAAATTACTCCCGATAGTACTGGCTATCCTTATTTTTGGGTTAATTATCGGTTTTGTTTTTGAAAGAATCTCCCGCTCAAAGGCAGATACAATTCAGCCTAATGGTCAGCTTGTAGAAGTTGAAGGTCACCAAATGCATTATCTGAAAAAAGGAACCGCTGGTCCCACCTTTGTTTTTGAAACAGCTTTTGACCCTGCAGGGCATCTGCAGTGGTATCATATCCAACAGGAACTACCTGATACCTTTACTACTTTTTCTTATGACAGATCAGGAATTTTGTGGAGCGAAAGAGGCCAAGCACCCAAAACCGGTGAAGAGACGGCTGAAGAACTTCATACATTATTGGAGAAAGCAAGAGCTCCCAAGCCTTATGTGCTTGTTGGTCATTCTTTTGGAGGAACATTGGTTAGGTTTTTTGTTAATAAATATCCAAAAGATGTTGCCGGTATTATTTTAGTCGAGAGCCAGTGTCCGGATGATAAAAAATACCTTTCGCCTGAACTATATACTCTCGTTAACCAGGGGTTGCCGGGAGGATTGCTGAAATTTGCCAGTACTTTCGGACTGGCGAGACTGATGTTTAAGAATATGTTTCCTCCACAACCACAGTACAAATATCAGAATTCCATAATGCCTGCATTGATACACAAAAGTGCTTATGGCGTACTTGAAGAGCAGGATCAGATGAGTGCTGTTAAAAAAGAGGCCACGAAAATAAAGTCCTTCGGTGCGATTCCGCTCTATGTGATTACAGCAGGTGATACAACACGATTTGATGCTTTTATTAAGGATCCGAAATTAAAAAATGAAATGCTTGGAGCATGGGATAAAATGCAGAAAGATCTGTTGAAAATGTCTACAGATAGCAAACAGGTTATCGCTACATCAAGTGGACATTATATTAATCAGGATCAACCAATAATTATTGAGAATGCAATTAAAGACATGTATAAAAAGGTAACAGCACCTTAA
- a CDS encoding DUF417 family protein: MVGTQNTSNKNATYQSGYYISLFGAALILLWIGIFKFTPTEAAGIKPLVENHFLTFFVYKIMSVQTVSNLIGAIEIIIALLLIFSAKFAVLKRYAGIGMVVTFTVTLSYLFTTPGMWKIVDGVPVTDFFIVKDLMFLGFGLILLQNKKS, from the coding sequence ATGGTCGGAACTCAAAACACTTCAAACAAGAATGCAACGTATCAGTCAGGATACTATATTTCGCTTTTCGGAGCAGCTCTTATCTTACTGTGGATAGGTATTTTCAAATTTACTCCTACTGAGGCAGCAGGAATAAAACCTTTGGTCGAAAACCATTTTCTGACCTTTTTCGTATATAAGATTATGAGCGTCCAGACAGTGTCAAATCTTATCGGAGCGATAGAAATTATCATTGCCTTACTTCTCATATTTAGTGCGAAATTTGCTGTATTAAAAAGATATGCAGGAATAGGAATGGTGGTAACATTTACGGTGACGTTAAGCTATCTCTTTACAACTCCCGGAATGTGGAAAATAGTAGATGGAGTTCCGGTAACGGACTTCTTTATCGTCAAAGACCTTATGTTTTTAGGATTTGGACTGATTCTGCTCCAAAATAAAAAGTCATGA
- the msrB gene encoding peptide-methionine (R)-S-oxide reductase MsrB, protein MDIKNAREIYFAGGCFWGTEHFFQQIRGVVGTEVGYANGNTQNPTYEEVVSHTTGFAETVKVKYDPEQVDLKLLIDLYFKTIDPTSKDQQGNDRGNQYRTGIYFTDKTDEAVVKNEVQKLSKNYSKPILVETIPLKNFYKAEDYHQDYLDKNPGGYCHIEPGLFEMAKKANPLPKATTYQKQDKKVLKEKLSAEQYNVTQENGTERPFQNEYWNETREGIYVDITTGEPLFVSTDKFESGCGWPSFSKPITKSLINEKLDRTHGMDRVEVRSKTGDAHLGHVFTDGPQDKGGLRYCINSASLKFIPKAEMESKGYGKYLPLLDKK, encoded by the coding sequence ATGGATATTAAAAATGCTAGAGAAATTTATTTTGCAGGCGGATGTTTTTGGGGAACAGAACATTTCTTTCAACAAATTCGTGGAGTAGTAGGTACAGAAGTAGGATATGCCAACGGAAATACTCAGAACCCAACCTATGAAGAAGTGGTAAGCCATACGACAGGCTTTGCGGAAACGGTAAAAGTAAAATACGATCCTGAACAGGTGGATTTAAAACTGTTGATTGACCTTTATTTTAAAACCATTGATCCCACCAGTAAAGATCAACAGGGAAATGACAGAGGAAATCAATACAGAACAGGAATTTACTTTACGGACAAAACTGATGAAGCGGTTGTAAAGAATGAAGTTCAGAAATTGTCTAAAAATTATAGTAAACCAATTCTGGTAGAAACAATTCCTTTGAAAAATTTCTACAAAGCAGAAGATTATCACCAGGATTATCTGGATAAAAATCCGGGAGGCTACTGCCACATAGAACCGGGACTTTTTGAAATGGCGAAGAAAGCCAATCCGCTTCCGAAAGCAACAACCTACCAGAAGCAGGATAAAAAAGTCTTAAAAGAAAAATTATCTGCAGAACAATATAATGTCACTCAGGAAAATGGTACGGAGAGACCTTTCCAGAATGAATACTGGAATGAAACCCGCGAAGGAATCTATGTAGACATTACCACAGGGGAACCTCTGTTTGTATCAACGGATAAGTTTGAGTCAGGCTGCGGATGGCCGAGCTTTTCAAAACCGATTACCAAAAGTCTGATTAACGAAAAGCTGGATCGTACCCACGGAATGGACAGGGTAGAGGTAAGAAGTAAAACGGGAGATGCCCATCTGGGACACGTTTTTACAGATGGCCCTCAGGATAAAGGAGGACTTCGTTATTGCATCAACAGTGCCTCTCTGAAATTTATTCCAAAAGCGGAAATGGAATCTAAAGGATACGGAAAATATCTTCCGTTGTTAGATAAAAAGTAA